From Desmodus rotundus isolate HL8 chromosome 12, HLdesRot8A.1, whole genome shotgun sequence, one genomic window encodes:
- the CEBPG gene encoding CCAAT/enhancer-binding protein gamma: protein MSKISQQNSTPGVNGISVIHTPAHASGLQQVPQLVPAGPGGGGKAVPPSKQSKKSSPMDRNSDEYRQRRERNNMAVKKSRLKSKQKAQDTLQRVNQLKEENERLEAKIKLLTKELSVLKDLFLEHAHNLADNVQPSSTENMTNSDNAGQ from the coding sequence ATGAGCAAGATATCGCAGCAGAACAGTACTCCAGGAGTGAACGGGATAAGTGTTATTCATACTCCAGCTCATGCCAGTGGCTTACAGCAGGTTCCTCAGCTGGTGCCCgcaggccctgggggaggaggtAAGGCTGTACCTCCAAGCAAGCAAAGCAAAAAGAGTTCACCCATGGATCGAAACAGTGATGAGTATCGTCAGCGGAGAGAGAGGAACAACATGGCTGTGAAAAAGAGCCGGTTGAAAAGCAAGCAGAAAGCACAAGATACACTGCAGAGAGTGAATCAGCTCAAAGAAGAGAATGAACGATTGGAAGCAAAAATTAAACTGCTGACTAAGGAATTAAGTGTACTAAAAGATTTGTTCCTTGAGCATGCGCACAACCTTGCAGACAACGTGCAACCCAGTAGCACTGAAAATATGACAAATTCTGATAATGCAGGACAGTAG